Proteins encoded in a region of the Chiloscyllium punctatum isolate Juve2018m chromosome 16, sChiPun1.3, whole genome shotgun sequence genome:
- the LOC140487102 gene encoding adaptin ear-binding coat-associated protein 2-like, protein MAESDYESVLCVKPEVHVYRIPPRATNRGYRAADWKLDQPDWTGRLRITAKGNIAYIKLEDKVSGELFAQSPVDQFPGIAVESVVDSSRYFVIRIEDGNGRRAFIGIGFVDRGDAFDFNVGLQDHFKWVKQQSELAKQAQNPDSGPKLDLGFKEGQTIKLNIGNVRKKENSSTKPRLTGTGIGLLPPPPGTKTPILLPPPGSQGMTQQPMQSSSTELLRGFAPQPSPALASHTATTDLWGDFAAATSPATTQVTQSTHWVQF, encoded by the exons ATGGCGGAGAGTGATTACGAGTCGGTGCTCTGTGTGAAGCCGGAGGTTCACGTTTACAGGATCCCGCCGAGGGCAACGAACCGGGGCTACAG AGCTGCAGATTGGAAGTTGGATCAACCTGATTGGACTGGGAGACTCCGGATAACAGCAAAAGGAAATATTGCTTACATTAAATTGGAAGACAAGGTTTCAG GAGAGTTGTTTGCACAATCCCCAGTGGACCAATTTCCAGGAATTGCAGTGGAGAGCGTTGTTGATTCAAGCAGATACTTTGTCATTCGCATCGAAGATGGAAATG GGCGGCGTGCATTCATTGGCATTGGATTTGTTGACAGGGGAGATGCCTTTGATTTTAATGTCGGTCTGCAGGATCACTTCAA ATGGGTTAAGCAGCAGAGTGAACTTGCCAAACAAGCTCAGAACCCAGACTCCGGACCTAAATTGGACTTAGGATTTAAAGAGGGACAGACCATCAAGCTAAATATTGGG AATGTACGGAAAAAGGAGAACTCATCGACTAAGCCTCGTCTAACAGGTACTGGAATAGGCttacttccaccaccaccagggACTAAAACTCCAATCCTGCTGCCACCACCAGGGTCACAAGGCATGACGCAACAGCCTATGCAGTCATCTTCTACAG AATTACTGAGAGGCTTTGCCCCACAACCATCTCCTGCTTTGGCTTCTCATACTGCCACAACTGATTTGTGGGGAGACTTTGCAGCAGCAACCAG CCCTGCTACCACCCAAGTGACCCAGAGCACCCACTGGGTTCAGTTTTGA